CGATAGACCTTCACGCGAGCGCACGCACAGCGTCAACTCGCGGTTCGCCCAATCCTCTTCCAGCGCAACAACCCGCGCGCCGTGCATCTTGTATATGTCGGCGCTGCCCTGGGGCATGATGCCGATGCCCACCCCCGCCTGGACCATCAGACACAGTGCGTCGTAGCTTGAAACTTCCATGCGGATTTTCAGCGAGCGACCCAGATCGTTGGCGGCTTTGATCAGTTGGAAATTCAGGTGCGTGCCGCTTCGGAGCGCGACGAAGTCATGGTCCAGAGTGTCAGCGAATCTGACGCCCTGCCGGTCAGCCAACAGATGTTCATTGGGTACGAGCAATACCAGACGGTCAGTGCGAAACGGGAACACTTCAATGTCAGCGCCGTGAGGCAACCGGGTAAAGATACCGACGTCCGCACGGTTTTCAGCGACGGCTTTGGTGATGCCCAGGCTTTTCTGCTCTTGGAGCACGATGTTGATCAGCGGGTATTGGTCCATGAACGACTTGATCAGCGCGGGCATGAATTGCGTGACGGCGGAAATGTTCGCCAGCACCTGCACCGAGCCGCGACGGCCATGGGAGTAATCGCGCATCTGCACAACGATTTCATTGAGGTTGTTCAGCGCGCTGCGGGCCATGAACAGCAACGAAAGGCCGGCGTCGGTGGCGGTGATGCCTTTGTTGGTTCGGTTCAGCAGTGGGGCGTCGAGCAGGTCTTCGAGTTCACTGAGCCGCTTGCTGACCGCCGCTGCCGCAATGTGCTCGCGCTTGGCGGCAGCCGCGATGGTGCCCTCTTCGATGACGCTGACGAACAAGCGCAGTGAGACGGGATCGAGCTTCATATGACCTACCGGGCGTGCTGGCCTGAATGGCTGCCATCTTACCTCGGCTTATGTAAGAGCGCGCTTGCCCGCGACTGCGAGAGGTCTGCGATGAATGTGTTGTCTGATACACCGCTATCGCGGGCAAGCGCGCTCCTGCAATGGATTCTCGCCATGACTTGAATCCGTATTCGGACACACCATCCTGCAGGAGCTGCCGAAGGCTGCGATTTCGGTATGTCTGACACACCGCATCGCAGCCTGGCGTTGCTCGTCAGCGCCTGCAGGGGAGCACTTCAGCTCAGTACTGCCCCGAAAGCAGATGCCCGGCATTCGGTACTCTGGCTTCAAGGCCCAAGGTTTTGAGGATTTGGTAAACGGTCGCGACCGACGCCGACAACACCGGCTTGTCGAGACGATCCTGTACGACCTGAATCGCAGGCAAAGACGGCATTTGCACACAGCACGACAACACAACGCCGTCGGCCTGTCCGATGTTCAACCGATCGGCGTGGGCCACCAGGTCCATCGGGTCCAGACGACCGACCGCAAGGTTGTCAGACACTTCCAGGCTGATCGAATCGACCACCTCGATCCCTGCCGCTTCGATGTAGTCGATAACCTGTTGCGTCAGCGGCTTCATGTACGGGGTGATGATCGAAACTTTTTTGTAATTCATCAGGTTCAGGCTGTCGATCAGCGCGCCTGCCGAGCTCAGCACCGGTGTCGGCGCCTGGTTGTCGTGCACGGTTTTGCTCAAGCGGTCCTGGGAAACTTTGTGGTAACCCGCGCCCTGGCACATGATCGCCACCAGACAGGCGTAGGCCATGACATCCACCCGCGCATCGCTCAACTCCAGCGCGCAACGGTCACTGTCGATGTCCATTTTCTTAAGCTCTTCGGGGCTGACTTTCATCATGCGCATGCGCGAAGAGTGGAAGGTGAAGTGTTCTTCCGGGAACAGCGAGTAACGCGAGGTCAGCATCGCCGGGATTTCGGTTTCCATGGTGGTGTTGGAGCTGGGAACGATTTGGCCGATTCGAAAGTTTTTCATGAGTCAGTCCTCAAAAAGGGGTTAAAGATCAGTTGCCGCTGGTGAGTTGAACGCCTTTGGTTTCCTGCAGCGTGAACACCATGACGGCGGCAATTGCGTAGGAGACAGACGCGAGCGAGATCGTGGCTGTAAAGCCGATCAAAGGAATCAGGATGGGCACCAGTTTGATGCCGGCGATGGCGCCGACCCGCCCGAAGTTGAAGCAAAAACCTGACGCTGTGGAGCGGATGCTGGTAGGAAACAGTTCCGAGTACCACGCGCCGAATCCACTGAAATATCCCGTGAAGAAACCCAACAGGGCAGCCAGCGAACCCAGGATCACGATGTTCTGGGTGTTGAACAGCAGTTTGCCGTCTGTCAGTGGCATGAGCGTCGCCGAGTAGGCAAATACCGGCACCATGATCGCCATGCCGCCAAAGAAAATCGCGAAAGACAAACGACGGCCCACCGCTTCAGCCAGATAGCCGTAAGCCAGATAACCGATGGTGGCGCCGATGCCGATCCAGATGACAAAAACCGGCGCCTGGTCGATACGCACGTTCAGAATGTTCTGCAGGTACGCCGGCATGAAGGTGGTGATGATCCAGTAGCCATACATACCCAGCACCGAAATACTCAGGCCGAGCAGGGTCATTTTCAGGTATTGCGGGCTGAAGATTTCCATCAGCCGCCCTTTATCGGCGTTTTGGCTCATGTATTCGCGGTTGGCCAGCCAGACCGGCGACTCCTTGACGAACAGCCAGATAAACACGAGCGTGAAGTACGCAGGGATCGAGGCATAGATGAACAAGTGGCGCCAGGATTCGGGGTTGCTGCTATCGAGCAATGTCCAGGCGAAGATCGCCGCCAGCAGACCACCGCCCGACCAGCCGGTCTGCATGACGGCGAAGGCTTTGGCACGGCCTGCCGGTGGCCAGATCTCCGAGACCAGCGCGGCAGCGGCCGACCATAAGCCACCAACGGCGAGACCCACGCAGAAGCGCAACAGATTGAGCTGCCACAGGCTGTCTGCAAAACCACAGAGCAATGTGCCGGTGCCATAGACGAACACCGAAATCATCATGGTTTTCTTGCGGCCAATCTTGTCGGACAGGTTACCGAGGAAGAACCCTCCGATGCCGGTTGCCAGCAGAAACCAGGCCACCGTAGAAACGACATCGCCCAAACCCACCGAGAAAGTTTTGGCGATAGCCAGCAGAACAAATCCGAATACTGTGGCGTCCAGGGCATCGAACAACCAGGCGGCCCAGGAACCGCCTAACGTCATGTAACGCTGGCTCGCGGTCAATTGAGCGCTGCCGTCTATTGCTGAGGCGGCACCTGCAACAGGTCCTGCGGCAAGAGTTTTCATAAAGGAAACCTCGTGGGACGTAACTTATTATTTTTGGAAACTCATCCGACAAAGAACAAAGCTCGGCGGGCGAATGGTCTGATACCGATACTAGAAGTGAGGAATCGAGGCGTATATCAGGCATTGGCGAGGTTGCCATCGCGTAAGGCGATGGCAGAAGAACCTCTGAAAGATTCGGCACGCTCCAGAGCCGCCATGACTCAAATCAGCTTCGGCAGGCCGCTTTCGAGTTCCGCGAAGCGGCCACGCAGCAGGGAATGCAGTTGCTGAATCGCCGGGGAGAACTGTTTGCGGTGCGGACAGACCAGGTTCAGCGGTGTCGGTTCGCCGGGGTAATCCTGCATCAACAGCCTCAGCCGTCCAGCCTTCACGTCTTCACTGACATCCAGCCATGACTTGTAGGTGATGCCCTCCCCGGCAATCGCCCAGCGCCGGGCGACATCTGCGTCGTCGCTAAACAGCGGCCCCGTCACTGTCAGCACGCGAGAACCAATCCGCCATTTGTCGTAGATTCTCCCACTGAGCGTGTACAGCACGCAGTCGTGACGCAGCAGATCGTCGGGGGTCAGCGGGTTTCCGCGACGCGCCAGATAATCGGGCGACGCCACCAGCACCCGTCGATTCCACGGAGCCAGTGGCAACGCGATGTAGCTGGCGTCTTCGATCACCCCGTACCGAATCGCCACATCGACCGGATCGCGAAACAAATCCGTCACCTGATCAGACAAAAACAGACGCAAGGTCAACGCCGGGTGCTGTCGGCGAAATCCAGACAGCCATGGCAGCAGCATATTGCGACCCAGATCTGACGGGGCTGCCACTTGCAGCACGCCTTGCAACTGCTCGTTCTCACGCCGCAGTTTTTCACGGCCGTCCTTCAGCGCATCGAGCACGGTTCGCGCAGTGGGCAAATACTGCTCACCCTCAATCGTCAGCCTCAAGCTGCGTGTGGAGCGGGCGAACAATCGAATATCCAGCTCACGCTCAAGGCGCTTGATGGCCGCAGCCACTTGTCCCGGCAATAAGTCAGCCTCGCGCGCAGCGTTCGAGAAGCTGCCCAGTGCCGCCGTGCGGACGAACAAATTGAGGTCATCAATGCGGATCATTTTCACTCCAGCTGTGAAAGTGTTGACGCATTCTGCCGGTTTTTCTTTGCAGCGGCGAAGGTGAAGATGCCCGCACGATTTTGACGGAATGAATGTTCGCATCGAACGCTCGAACCCATCTACGCCTTGAAGAGGAAGCACCCATGAAAGCCATTGCCTTCACCCAACACGGTCTGCCCATCGAAGACCCTAATGCGCTGATCGACATGGACTTGCCCAAGCCGGCTCCAGGCCCGCGTGACTTGCTCGTGGAAGTGCGCGCTGTGTCAGTGAATCCGGTCGATACCAAGATTCGTGCAGGCTCTGCCGCCACCGAGCCGAAAGTGGTGGGTTGGGACGCCGTCGGCACGGTGCGTGAAGTGGGCAGCGAGGTCACTCTGTTTCAGCCGGGTGATGAAGTGTTTTACGCAGGATCGATCGCTCGCCCTGGCAGCTACAGCGAGTTTCATCTGGTGGACGAGCGCATCGTCGGCCATAAGCCGAAATCCCTCGATGCCGGACACGCCGCTGCTTTACCGCTGACGTCGATCACCGCCTGGGAATTACTGTTCGACCGCCTCGGCGTTCCCGAAGGCGGCGGTGAAGGCGACAGCCTGCTGATCGTCGGCGCGGCCGGTGGTGTCGGTTCGATCCTGGTTCAACTGGCGCGTCAGCTGACCAAAATGACCGTCATCGGCACAGCGTCTCGCCCTGAAACCCGCGAGTGGATCAAACAGCTCGGCGCCCATCATGTGATCGATCACAGCAAACCCCTGGCCGAACAGCTGGAACAGATCGGCGTTGGCCAGGTGAGTCACGTCGCCAGCCTCACCCACACCGATGCTCACTTCGCGCAATTGATCGAAGCCCTTCGCCCCCAAGGCAAGCTGGCGCTGATCGATGACCCAAAGACGCTCGACGTCATGCCGATGAAACGCAAGGCACTGTCGCTGCATTGGGAATTGATGTTCACCCGCTCGTTGTTCGAAACGCCGGACATGATCAAACAGCACGAACTGCTGAACCGCGTCGCCGATCTGATCGACGAAGGCGTGCTCAAGACTACGGTGGGCGAGCATTTCGGCACGATCAACGCAGCCAATCTGCGCCGCGCACACGCAGTGATTGAAAGCGGCAAAGCCAAAGGCAAGATTGTTCTCGAAGGCTTCTGATTCTGCGCAGGCGAACCACACTGTCGCCTGCGGCAGTTAATGTCGGGGAGCTACAGTCCGGGGTACGCTGTGCCCCGGCCAGCACCTCTCATTTGCCCCGTGGCCGCCGCTCTGCTAGTGTCGCGCCCGTTTAACGTCTACCGGGATAGCCGCCATGGCCCGCAAGAAAGCTGCACTGGATTTCGAACAGTCACTCACCGATTTGCAGACGCTGGTTGAGCGCCTGGAGAACGGCGAGCTGTCGCTGGAAGACTCACTCACCGCATTCGAACAAGGCATCCGCCTGACACGCGATTGCCAAAGCGCATTGGCGCAGGCTGAACAGAAGGTTCAGGTGTTGCTGGAGCGCGATGGCGAACTGGCCGAGGAACCCTTCGACGCGGAACAGCCAGAATGATTTCCGATTATCAGGCCCT
The DNA window shown above is from Pseudomonas sp. BSw22131 and carries:
- a CDS encoding exodeoxyribonuclease VII small subunit, whose protein sequence is MARKKAALDFEQSLTDLQTLVERLENGELSLEDSLTAFEQGIRLTRDCQSALAQAEQKVQVLLERDGELAEEPFDAEQPE
- a CDS encoding LysR family transcriptional regulator; translation: MIRIDDLNLFVRTAALGSFSNAAREADLLPGQVAAAIKRLERELDIRLFARSTRSLRLTIEGEQYLPTARTVLDALKDGREKLRRENEQLQGVLQVAAPSDLGRNMLLPWLSGFRRQHPALTLRLFLSDQVTDLFRDPVDVAIRYGVIEDASYIALPLAPWNRRVLVASPDYLARRGNPLTPDDLLRHDCVLYTLSGRIYDKWRIGSRVLTVTGPLFSDDADVARRWAIAGEGITYKSWLDVSEDVKAGRLRLLMQDYPGEPTPLNLVCPHRKQFSPAIQQLHSLLRGRFAELESGLPKLI
- a CDS encoding MFS transporter, translating into MKTLAAGPVAGAASAIDGSAQLTASQRYMTLGGSWAAWLFDALDATVFGFVLLAIAKTFSVGLGDVVSTVAWFLLATGIGGFFLGNLSDKIGRKKTMMISVFVYGTGTLLCGFADSLWQLNLLRFCVGLAVGGLWSAAAALVSEIWPPAGRAKAFAVMQTGWSGGGLLAAIFAWTLLDSSNPESWRHLFIYASIPAYFTLVFIWLFVKESPVWLANREYMSQNADKGRLMEIFSPQYLKMTLLGLSISVLGMYGYWIITTFMPAYLQNILNVRIDQAPVFVIWIGIGATIGYLAYGYLAEAVGRRLSFAIFFGGMAIMVPVFAYSATLMPLTDGKLLFNTQNIVILGSLAALLGFFTGYFSGFGAWYSELFPTSIRSTASGFCFNFGRVGAIAGIKLVPILIPLIGFTATISLASVSYAIAAVMVFTLQETKGVQLTSGN
- a CDS encoding zinc-binding alcohol dehydrogenase family protein, with protein sequence MKAIAFTQHGLPIEDPNALIDMDLPKPAPGPRDLLVEVRAVSVNPVDTKIRAGSAATEPKVVGWDAVGTVREVGSEVTLFQPGDEVFYAGSIARPGSYSEFHLVDERIVGHKPKSLDAGHAAALPLTSITAWELLFDRLGVPEGGGEGDSLLIVGAAGGVGSILVQLARQLTKMTVIGTASRPETREWIKQLGAHHVIDHSKPLAEQLEQIGVGQVSHVASLTHTDAHFAQLIEALRPQGKLALIDDPKTLDVMPMKRKALSLHWELMFTRSLFETPDMIKQHELLNRVADLIDEGVLKTTVGEHFGTINAANLRRAHAVIESGKAKGKIVLEGF
- a CDS encoding LysR family transcriptional regulator, with translation MKLDPVSLRLFVSVIEEGTIAAAAKREHIAAAAVSKRLSELEDLLDAPLLNRTNKGITATDAGLSLLFMARSALNNLNEIVVQMRDYSHGRRGSVQVLANISAVTQFMPALIKSFMDQYPLINIVLQEQKSLGITKAVAENRADVGIFTRLPHGADIEVFPFRTDRLVLLVPNEHLLADRQGVRFADTLDHDFVALRSGTHLNFQLIKAANDLGRSLKIRMEVSSYDALCLMVQAGVGIGIMPQGSADIYKMHGARVVALEEDWANRELTLCVRSREGLSTAARLFVDHLLATPTLCQD
- a CDS encoding maleate cis-trans isomerase family protein — translated: MKNFRIGQIVPSSNTTMETEIPAMLTSRYSLFPEEHFTFHSSRMRMMKVSPEELKKMDIDSDRCALELSDARVDVMAYACLVAIMCQGAGYHKVSQDRLSKTVHDNQAPTPVLSSAGALIDSLNLMNYKKVSIITPYMKPLTQQVIDYIEAAGIEVVDSISLEVSDNLAVGRLDPMDLVAHADRLNIGQADGVVLSCCVQMPSLPAIQVVQDRLDKPVLSASVATVYQILKTLGLEARVPNAGHLLSGQY